The following proteins are co-located in the Bacillus pumilus genome:
- the sdaAA gene encoding L-serine ammonia-lyase, iron-sulfur-dependent, subunit alpha, which translates to MFKNVKELVQLTEERNTSISEIMIAQEMEVTGKSREEIFSQMYRNLEVMEQAVENGLKGVKSLSGLTGGDAVKLQAYIASGKTLSGHTILDAVSKAVATNEVNAAMGTICATPTAGSAGVVPGTLFAVKETLQPTKEQMVRFLFTSGAFGFVVANNASISGAAGGCQAEVGSASGMAAAAIVEMAGGTPQQSAEAMAITLKNMLGLVCDPVAGLVEVPCVKRNAMGASNAMIAADMALAGITSRIPCDEVIDAMYKIGQTMPTALRETAQGGLAATPTARELEKKIFGGVTSSRDTETAR; encoded by the coding sequence ATGTTTAAAAACGTCAAAGAACTCGTGCAGCTAACAGAAGAACGAAATACCTCCATTTCAGAAATCATGATCGCGCAAGAAATGGAAGTGACAGGGAAGTCACGTGAAGAGATATTTTCGCAGATGTATCGCAACCTAGAAGTGATGGAGCAGGCGGTTGAAAACGGACTTAAAGGTGTGAAATCATTATCAGGCTTAACAGGCGGAGATGCAGTCAAACTTCAAGCATATATCGCATCAGGCAAAACATTGTCTGGTCATACGATCTTAGATGCTGTCAGTAAAGCAGTTGCAACGAATGAAGTCAATGCAGCAATGGGGACCATCTGTGCGACGCCTACGGCAGGTTCAGCAGGTGTTGTACCTGGTACGTTATTTGCAGTAAAAGAAACATTACAGCCAACAAAGGAACAAATGGTCAGATTCCTATTCACTTCTGGCGCATTTGGTTTTGTTGTGGCCAATAATGCCAGTATCTCTGGTGCAGCAGGAGGCTGTCAGGCAGAGGTAGGCTCAGCATCAGGCATGGCGGCGGCAGCCATTGTAGAAATGGCGGGCGGCACGCCCCAGCAATCTGCTGAAGCGATGGCCATTACACTGAAAAATATGCTTGGACTTGTTTGCGATCCAGTAGCAGGACTTGTCGAGGTACCATGTGTGAAACGAAACGCAATGGGTGCATCTAATGCAATGATTGCAGCAGATATGGCACTTGCCGGCATTACGAGCCGTATTCCGTGTGATGAAGTCATTGATGCCATGTATAAAATTGGTCAAACGATGCCAACAGCTCTTCGTGAGACCGCACAAGGCGGACTCGCTGCAACACCGACAGCAAGAGAGCTTGAAAAGAAGATTTTCGGAGGTGTGACCTCATCTCGTGATACAGAAACTGCTAGATAA